A section of the Pochonia chlamydosporia 170 chromosome 2, whole genome shotgun sequence genome encodes:
- a CDS encoding NAD binding NADP oxidoreductase coenzyme F420-dependent (similar to Metarhizium acridum CQMa 102 XP_007815495.1): MGTPMAMNLSKYYPTTVWNRSASKYPALVAAGAVVGETPARVAEQSDLIFTMLFDGAAIQSVFDESFRKALKDKTIINTSSVSVEYSEALSRQITAAGGSFMEMPVSGSKVPAEQGKLVGMMAGDRAICERARRFVEPLTSAAIYCGPIGSGLRMKYAINAYLVTMTVGLAESVSLAQAQGLDLDAFSQVLAAGPLASAYSKLKMDKILAQDWSAQAAIKDCYNSTKLIQAAAKEANTQSPLVQLCGELYSQANDLGMAEDDMISVFRILCELSAKEQR, from the coding sequence ATGGGCACGCCCATGGCCATGAATCTCTCCAAATATTACCCAACAACAGTTTGGAATCGAAGCGCTTCGAAATATCCGGCATTGGTAGCAGCCGGAGCGGTTGTTGGTGAAACTCCAGCCAGAGTTGCTGAACAGTCTGACCTCATCTTTACTATGCTATTTGATGGAGCTGCCATACAATCCGTATTTGACGAGAGCTTCAGAAAGGCActcaaggacaagacgaTTATCAACACGAGCTCGGTATCTGTAGAGTACAGTGAAGCGCTCTCCAGACAAATCACTGCAGCTGGAGGAAGTTTCATGGAAATGCCCGTAAGTGGAAGCAAGGTACCGGCTGAACAAGGCAAGCTGGTTGGAATGATGGCGGGTGACCGAGCTATTTGTGAGCGAGCTAGGCGTTTCGTAGAGCCGCTTACGAGTGCTGCAATCTACTGCGGCCCAATTGGTTCGGGTTTGAGGATGAAGTATGCCATCAACGCGTATTTGGTTACAATGACGGTAGGACTTGCAGAATCTGTGAGTCTGGCTCAAGCCCAGGGCCTTGACTTGGATGCATTCTCCCAAGTATTAGCGGCTGGCCCGCTGGCATCTGCATATTCCAAATTGAAGATGGACAAGATTTTGGCCCAAGACTGGTCGGCACAGGCGGCAATCAAGGACTGTTACAACAGCACAAAACTCATTCAGGCAGCGGCCAAAGAGGCAAACACACAGTCGCCACTGGTTCAGCTGTGTGGTGAGCTGTACAGCCAGGCAAATGATCTTGGGATGGCCGAGGATGACATGATTTCAGTATTCAGGATATTATGCGAGCTGTCTGCAAAGGAACAGCGCTAG
- a CDS encoding carboxylesterase family domain-containing protein yields the protein MKFNSQRLHVCILLFGTALDQAAGSQDQSPTVRIGAGYVIGSACPDSPADLFQRIPYAQPPVKQLRFLPPVAFNGTYSRGVFQATKAPAPCIQFGPYSTRVPPSEDW from the coding sequence ATGAAGTTCAATTCTCAACGCCTTCATGTTTGTATTTTACTTTTTGGTACCGCCTTGGACCAAGCTGCTGGAAGCCAGGATCAGAGTCCAACCGTCAGAATTGGGGCTGGCTACGTGATCGGCAGCGCCTGTCCAGACTCGCCCGCCGACTTATTCCAGAGAATTCCATATGCTCAGCCGCCCGTAAAGCAGCTTAGGTTCTTGCCTCCCGTTGCATTTAATGGTACTTATAGCCGCGGCGTTTTCCAAGCTACAAAAGCTCCCGCTCCGTGCATCCAATTCGGCCCGTATAGCACACGCGTCCCACCATCAGAGGACTGGTAA
- a CDS encoding zn-dependent hydrolases of the beta-lactamase protein (similar to Eutypa lata UCREL1 XP_007795967.1) produces MASLHITFIGTATAILDIDGINFITDPFFSPAGTEWDRGVVILKNTSVPALTLADLPVIDAVMLSHEDHPDNLDEIGRQLLDGRRVFTTRDGSDKLAPRPGVRGMSPWETSTFSIGGVQFEVTATPCQHLPGGECIGFVLSGPNFGQTDGKPNGIYFSGDTVYIEDLAAIKTKYNIRAALLNLGAASVAVTDPPLQITMDGAQAVHLIRDIDPDVVIPMHCDGWGHFSEDSSKAAKVFEAENIKDKITWLEPGKRTKIF; encoded by the coding sequence ATGGCTTCTTTACATATCACTTTTATTGGCACTGCTACTGCCATTCTGGATATTGATggcatcaatttcatcactGATCCCTTCTTTTCTCCAGCCGGGACAGAGTGGGATCGTGGCGTCGTCATACTCAAAAACACATCCGTTCCTGCTTTGACCTTGGCAGATCTCCCCGTCATAGACGCCGTGATGCTCTCTCACGAAGATCACCCGGACAATTTGGATGAAATCGGCCGTCAATTGTTGGATGGACGTCGAGTATTCACCACTCGTGACGGTTCTGACAAACTCGCACCTCGTCCTGGTGTTCGTGGAATGTCTCCCTGGGAGACTTCTACATTCAGCATAGGTGGCGTACAGTTTGAAGTTACAGCTACTCCATGCCAGCATTTACCCGGAGGGGAATGCATCGGATTTGTTCTTTCCGGTCCAAATTTTGGGCAGACTGATGGAAAGCCAAATGGCATATACTTCTCTGGAGATACGGTGTACATTGAGGATCTTGCGGCTATCAAAACGAAGTACAACATCCGGGCTGCGTTGCTCAACCTTGGCGCGGCATCCGTCGCAGTGACTGACCCTCCACTGCAGATCACCATGGACGGCGCGCAAGCCGTTCACTTGATCAGAGATATAGACCCCGATGTGGTCATCCCAATGCATTGCGATGGCTGGGGCCATTTCTCGGAAGATAGCTCCAAGGCCGCCAAAGTTTTTGAAGCAGAGAATATCAAGGACAAGATTACCTGGCTAGAGCCCGGCAAAAGAACCAAGATTTTCTGA
- a CDS encoding epoxide hydrolase (similar to Metarhizium robertsii ARSEF 23 XP_007824728.1) translates to MSPEIKPFKIAVPDSAIAALKARLAKAAYPDQVDFSDDWNYGAARKDVKRLAKYWEDRFDWRKQEEKLNKLPHYMTGISVDGFDELAIHFIHQRSSQPNAIPLLFVHGWPGSFLEVTKILPLLTEPRQGQAFHVVAPSLPNFGFSQQVRQRGFAVKQYAECMHKVMLRLGYDTYVTQGGDWGFFITRLISLHYPKHCLASHINFPCVRPPPRKSLWFGIQYFLKQYSSVEKQGLARTLWYFTEGSGYMIQQNTRPSTLGLCLADSPVALLGWIYEKLHDWTDSYAWTEDEILTWVSVYQFSTAGPAASLRIYFEAYHSLEMSFRGVRYIPSVPLGISYFPKDLFAVPRSWGKCLGPVVYEASHTHGGHFAAYEEPELFAADLQSMFGEGGGAHFVVEAMTENL, encoded by the exons ATGTCTCCTGAGATTAAACCCTTCAAAATTGCGGTTCCAGACTCCGCGATTGCCGCACTGAAGGCAAGGTTGGCCAAAGCTGCTTATCCCGACCAGGTAGACTTCTCCGATGACTGGAATTACGGAGCGGCACGCAAAGACGTGAAGCGCCTGGCCAAATACTGGGAAGACAGATTTGACTGGagaaagcaagaagaaaaattgAACAAATTGCCGCATTATATGACTGGTATTTCCGTTGACGGATTTGATGAGCTGGCCATTCACTTCATCCACCAACGAAGCTCCCAGCCAAATGCCATTCCGCTGTTATTTGTTCATGGAT GGCCGGGAAGCTTTCTAGAAGTCACCAAGATCCTCCCCCTGCTTACAGAGCCTCGGCAGGGACAGGCCTTTCACGTCGTCGCGCCATCACTGCCCAATTTCGGATTCTCTCAACAAGTACGACAACGAGGATTTGCCGTTAAACAGTATGCCGAGTGCATGCATAAGGTAATGCTCCGTTTGGGCTATGACACCTATG TGACACAAGGTGGCGACTGGGGATTCTTCATCACTCGTCTCATCAGCTTGCACTACCCCAAGCACTGTCTGGCATCACATATCAATTTCCCATGCGTTAGGCCCCCTCCGAGGAAATCTTTGTGGTTTGGCATTCAGTACTTTCTCAAGCAATACTCCTCGGTGGAAAAACAAGGACTTGCCCGAACATTATGGTACTTCACCGAAGGCTCAGGTTACATGATACAGCAGAACACAAGGCCATCAACGCTTGGGTTGTGCCTTGCTGACTCGCCTGTGGCCCTGCTGGGTTGGATATATGAAAAGCTTCACGATTGGACCGACAGCTACGCGTGGACTGAGGACGAGATTTTGACCTGGGTTTCCGTCTATCAATTCTCTACCGCAgggccagcagcaagccTCCGCATCTACTTCGAGGCATATCACTCACTCGAGATGTCCTTTAGAGGTGTGCGGTACATACCATCAGTCCCGTTAGGGATATCCTATTTCCCAAAGGACTTGTTTGCGGTCCCAAGGTCGTGGGGTAAATGTTTAGGTCCCGTAGTATACGAAGCAAGCCACACCCACGGCGGTCATTTTGCGGCATACGAAGAGCCCGAGCTCTTTGCGGCAGATTTGCAGTCCATGTTTGGGGAAGGCGGCGGTGCTCATTTTGTTGTAGAGGCCATGACGGAGAACTTGTAg
- a CDS encoding terpenoid synthase (similar to Cordyceps militaris CM01 XP_006669330.1), with protein sequence MDTNQTKYPSYVNCRTAWFKHHQTDLCLQFVSDWEAVEKSMHTSSATCLVYFPSDHLGLGYSRVIESQLSQDIQAWTFFSFLSPKLSQLSINLSRFCSVQSNLSYDRRILLHHHVAWIFLMDDVTEKLPLYNLHKTAGRKYLNNLKSITMGGPVEDMMQFKGLCPMEILEAALIAQQILAEDLMPLKKRLLSPQHLEACIFTLNQFFDSEYEEGLKFCTELTSQEILKTRVITVGGLVPMLLAVGNAQADSYVASDQSLLQLSMVIALANDIIGLYKDLNAVDQQEDGSAYLNLVRVEMRERGLRSEDALRIYIGKLNYLIQSFEIFLLTCSRCRQEYYTEAFKFALNYLDYHLMGVMGNPNNRYES encoded by the exons ATGGATACCAATCAGACCAAGTACCCTTCGTATGTTAACTGCAGAACCGCGTGGTTTAAACACCATCAGACTGATCTGTGCCTCCAGTTCGTATCGGACTGGGAAGCAGTGGAAAAGTCCATGCATACCAGCTCTGCTACTTGCTTGGTATATTTTCCGTCTGATCATCTTGGACTGGGTTATAGTAGGGTAATAGAATCCCAATTATCACAGGATATTCAGGCATGGACATTTTTCAgctttctgtcgccaaagctTTCTCAGCTATCTATTAACCTTTCACGATTTTGTTCCGTCCAATCTAATCTCAGCTATGACCGAAGAATTCTCCTGCATCACCATGTGGCATGGATATTTTTAATGGACGATGTTACCGAAAAACTGCCATTATACAATCTTCATAAAACTGCAGGCAGGAAATACCTTAACAACCTTAAGAGTATTACGATGGGTGGTCCGGTTGAGGACATGATGCAGTTTAAGGGTTTATGCCCGATGGAGATTCTCGAAGCAGCTCTTATTGCTCAACAGATTCTCGCAGAGGATTTAATGCCACTTAAGAAGCGTCTACTCTCTCCCCAGCATTTAGAGGCATGCATTTTCACCCTCAATCAGTTCTTCGACTCTGAATACGAGGAGGGATTAAAGTTCTGCACCGAACTCACGTCGCAGGAGATTCTCAAAACCAGAGTTATCACTGTGGGTGGTTTGGTGCCTATGCTTCTTGCTGTGGGAAACGCTCAGGCAGACTCATATGTTGCCAGCGACCAAAGCTTATTGCAGCTTTCAATGGTAATAGCGCTTGCTAATGACATCATTGGCCTATATAAAGATCTTAACGCAGTtgaccaacaagaagacgggTCTGCCTACTTGAACCTTGTTCGAGTAGAAATGAGGGAACGAGGATTGCGTAGCGAAGACGCCCTGCGTATTTACATTGGCAAACTCAATTATTTGATTCAATCATTCGAGATCTTCTTGTTAACCTGCTCTCGCTGTCGTCAAGAGTACTACACCGAAGCGTTCAAGTTCGCTCTCAACTACCTGGACTACCATTTGATGGGAGTTATGGGTAACCCGAATAACCGATATG AGTCATAG
- a CDS encoding oxidoreductase,short chain dehydrogenase (similar to Metarhizium acridum CQMa 102 XP_007815498.1), with the protein MTNQTSHGPTAGQKTALVTGAGIGGIGGSLATELHQAGYFVICAVRRPSSIDDLLRPGMVAIELDVTSTESIITAVKNVSSITNEKLDVLINNAGSATHRPALDLDVDGVVASMFDVNVLGVMRMVKACSDLLINAKGCIVNIGSIAPIVPLVYSSAYNASKAALHAYGDSLRMELQPLGVDVITVITGGVKSNIIREQNPSLPKGSRYLPVENFWLQRVMLSQKGAMDTDDYARNVVRMIQKKKRPLWFWSGGSISIAWFLYYFVPRSARLFIMARRFGLTAQKLIAR; encoded by the exons AtgaccaaccagacttcacaTGGCCCGACAGCCGGCCAGAAAACTGCGCTCGTCACAGGAGCAGGAATTGGCGGAATAGGAGGTTCACTCGCGACtgagcttcatcaagccGGCTATTTTGTTATTTGCGCTGTGCGGCGACCGTCCAGTATAGACGATCTCCTAAGACCTGGCATGGTGGCCATTGAGTTGGATGTCACATCAACGGAATCGATAATAACCGCCGTCAAGAACGTCtcatccatcaccaacgaGAAGCTTGATGTTTTGATCAACAATGCAGGATCCGCTACTCATAGGCCCGCCTTGGAtctggatgttgatggcgttgttgcaTCAATGTTTGATGTCAACGTTCTTGGTGTTATGAGAATGGTCAAAGCTTGCTCCGACCTGTTGATAAATGCAAAAGGATGTATCGTTAATATTGGCAGCATCGCTCCAATTGTACCCTTGGTGTATTCCTCTGCTTATAACGCGAGCAAAGCTGCACTCCATGCCTATGGGGATTCTCTTCGGATGGAGCTCCAGCCTCTCGG AGTTGATGTTATTACTGTCATCACTGGTGGGGTAAAGAGTAATATAA TTCGGGAACAAAACCCATCCCTGCCGAAGGGCTCACGGTACCTTCCCGTTGAAAATTTCTGGCTACAGCGGGTTATGTTGTCTCAAAAGGGGGCAATGGATACAGACGACTACGCTCGCAACGTGGTCAGAATGatacaaaagaagaaacggCCACTGTGGTTCTGGAGCGGAGGTTCAATTTCCATCGCGTGGTTCCTGTACTACTTTGTACCGCGGAGTGCCAGGCTGTTCATAATGGCTAGACGTTTTGGTCTTACGGCGCAGAAGCTAATCGCGCGGTAA
- a CDS encoding fungal specific transcription factor domain-containing protein (similar to Colletotrichum fioriniae PJ7 XP_007596095.1), whose amino-acid sequence MSSPARPAPRRPNGRLQACDPCRRRKVACDHTQPVCNRCRARNQAKNCVYLVGSSNLKAALLNEGPRNSDTAFDFNSTTGEDLSPSMTVSDETQHDPPGLVERSPVASRRLHHTTSPSIDVPSSGTGTGSGSGFLGATSHSAVYDETTQTLSLLQGFQACLPVPGESKQRQRFRDAASEVLLSPTREMCLVVLRSIPSPPDGHISLLMSPHPYDGWARVAAQRILKSLYGRFGKYLGSNRVDSQLEEIAVMLSNNTARPFSDSVADPDQWIAQFSGPNLRWESLGLIFSFKELGLDRRWVSQQGTSAQSLRKHWPEVARVCLGLTIDLARRFSDGNSILLQLCIRRTVAESIITGDASLSCWRALSESTSLLTFLGYHAESSSPTYQPCLSSETRRRVAAHVFIMDKVVVLFTGRPPQISHRYVSTPLPLDLDDEELFAGEAAIAESVRSLDDNGWNTKGGLYAATTLRCRLLIAFIRDELIEIAVGNWKETPIDTLLHLKKRESDTMTSFPDSAVYRDGEFDDPLADMGLLYARLLIKLEHLQNLFVIERLLWRRGHRDQCELLTTSFELVSRTLLFWTNKDRFTLVRADFAWLVMAYATPSGGILCMELLKPTFSGRHPQNVKITRSSIIQQLSLLIGFLDWIGPNGPNGELCAGCSSVIQLVLDHTLNARDDESWPPVSLDTMQLDFNFELFDTFDWMRPDISL is encoded by the exons ATGAGTTCGCCCGCTCGGCCAGCTCCTCGTAGACCCAATGGGCGTCTGCAAGCATGCGATCCATGTCGAAGGCGCAAGGTCGCGTGTGACCATACACAGCCAGTATGCAATAGATGTCGAGCGAGGAATCAAGCCAAAAATTGCGTCTACTTGGTCGGCAGCTCCAATTTGAAGGCTGCGCTGCTCAACGAGGGCCCAAGGAACAGTGATACCGCCTTTGACTTCAATTCAACAACCGGTGAGGACCTCTCACCTTCAATGACCGTGTCAGATGAGACACAACATGACCCTCCAGGTTTGGTAGAGCGATCACCAGTGGCTTCCCGGCGGCTGCACCACACTACCTCACCTTCCATAGACGTTCCTTCATCTGGTACTGGTACTGGTTCTGGCTCGGGGTTTCTGGGCGCAACCAGTCACTCGGCAGTGTATGACGAGACTACACAAACATTGTCCCTGCTTCAAGGCTTTCAAGCTTGCTTGCCTGTACCAGGAGAGTCGAAACAGAGACAACGATTCAGAGATGCAGCATCCGAAGTTTTGCTCTCCCCTACTCGCGAAATGTGCTTGGTTGTGCTTCGCAGTATCCCAAGTCCACCAGATGGACACATCTCGCTGCTCATGTCACCCCATCCATATGACGGCTGGGCCAGAGTGGCTGCCCAGCGAATTTTGAAATCCTTGTATGGTAGGTTTGGGAAATATCTCGGCTCCAATCGCGTCGACTCGCAGCTCGAGGAGATTGCAGTAatgctcagcaacaacactGCACGGCCATTCTCAGACAGCGTCGCCGACCCTGACCAGTGGATTGCCCAATTTTCTGGCCCAAATTTGCGCTGGGAGTCGCTAGGACTCATATTCAGCTTCAAAGAGCTAGGCTTAGACCGTCGTTGGGTTTCGCAACAAGGAACATCTGCACAGAGCCTTCGCAAACATTGGCCAGAGGTAGCTAGGGTCTGCCTTGGACTTACCATTGATCTAGCTCGTAGGTTCTCGGACGGTAATAGCATTTTATTGCAGCTTTGCATTCGACGCACTGTAGCAGAGTCCATCATAACCGGCGATGCCA GCCTTTCTTGTTGGAGAGCATTGTCTGAATCAACTTCGTTGCTGACCTTTCTTGGTTATCATGCCGAGTCCTCCTCTCCCACGTACCAACCATGTCTGAGTTCAGAAACAAGACGCAGAGTGGCTGCCCATGTGTTCATTATGGATAAGGTGGTAGTTCTTTTTACGGGACGGCCACCCCAAATTAGCCATCGCTATGTTTCAACGCCGCTACCATTGGATCtcgatgatgaagagctgTTTGCTGGAGAGGCCGCCATTGCTGAATCTGTGCGCTCGCTGGATGACAATGGATGGAACACCAAAGGAGGGCTCTACGCAGCGACGACCCTTCGATGTCGGTTGTTGATCGCTTTTATTCGCGATGAACTGATTGAAATAGCGGTGGGAAATTGGAAGGAAACTCCCATTGATACTCTCTT GCACTTGAAGAAACGAGAGAGCGACACCATGACGAGCTTTCCGGACTCGGCAGTCTACCGTGATGGGGAATTTGACGACCCTTTGGCAGACATGGGTCTTCTCTATGCTAGGCTGCTGATCAAGTTGGAGCACCTGCAAAATCTCTTCGTCATCGAGCGACTGCTATGGCGGCGTGGCCATCGGGACCAGTGCGAACTCCTGACCACAAGTTTTGAACTTGTGTCGCGCACGCTGTTATTCTGGACCAACAAAGACCGGTTTACCCTGGTACGGGCCGACTTTGCCTGGCTG GTCATGGCGTATGCCACTCCAAGTGGTGGAATTCTCTGTATGGAACTATTGAAACCAACATTCAGCGGCCGACATCCGCAGAACGTAAAGATAACGCGGTCCAGCATAATCCAACAACTGAGCCTCTTGATCGGGTTTCTGGACTGGATTGGTCCAAATGGCCCAAACGGCGAGCTGTGCGCAGGTTGTAGCTCGGTCATTCAACTGGTGCTCGATCACACATTGAATGCCCGAGATGATGAGAGCTGGCCACCAGTTAGCTTGGACACGATGCAGCTGGATTTTAATTTTGAGCTGTTTGACACCTTTGACTGGATGCGGCCAGATATATCGCTATAA
- a CDS encoding cytochrome P450 (similar to Aspergillus terreus NIH2624 XP_001212028.1), translating to MLFPLEFEPQGRLLSFDLALRGIGCIVGAMLASILTNVLVQQVPRSKTEPPVVFHWLPIIGNAISYGRDPCNFFKRCQEKYGDIFTFILLGKRITVYLGTDGNDFILNGKHQDLNAEEIYSPLTTPVFGSDVCYDCPNSKLIEQKKFIKFGLTQQALESHVQIIEKEVIDYVKSSPAFKGNSGVVDVATMMAQITIFTAGHALQGEEVRKKLTNEFAALYHDLDLGFRPINFLLPWAPLPQNRKRDVAHATMRSIYLDIIEKRRARSGKPCEEHTDMIWNLMSCKYKTGLPIPDKEIAHLMITLLMAGQHSSSSSGAWILLRLASRPDIAEELYNEQVKNLGKDGILRPLEYTDIDKLPLLHNVIKETLRVHSSIHSLLRKVKTPIPVPGHNYVITPDKVLLASPAVTHLTEKYFPNALEWDPHRWDSRVEEADDIVDYGYGAVSKGTRSPYLPFGAGRHRCIGEKFAYVNLCTIISTLIRIFKFSTMDGTAWIPPTDYTSLFSRPVQPSIVRWQRRLSEKV from the exons ATGCTCTTTCCTTTGGAATTTGAGCCACAAGGTCGCTTGTTGAGCTTTGATCTCGCTCTAAGAGGTATTGgttgcattgttggtgccatGCTTGCATCAATTTTGACAAACGTCCTTGTCCAGCAGGTCCCACGCAGCAAGACAGAACCTCCTGTTGTTTTCCATTGGCTTCCTATTATCGGGAACGCCATATCTTACGGAAGAGACCCGTGCAACTTTTTTAAACGATGCCAGGAAAAG TATGGCGACATATTTACCTTTATACTACTGGGTAAACGGATAACGGTATATCTTGGAACGGACGGCAATGACTTCATCCTCAACGGCAAACACCAAGATCTGAATGCCGAAGAAATCTATAGCCCACTCACCACACCGGTATTTGGAAGCGACGTGTGCTACGATTGTCCCAATTCGAAGTTGATAGAACAAAAGAAATTCATCAAATTTGGACTTACTCAACAAGCACTCGAGTCGCACGTACAGATAATTGAGAAAGAGGTCATAGACTATGTCAAGTCTTCACCTGCTTTCAAGGGCAATTCTGGTGTGGTCGATGTAGCCACGATGATGGCCcaaatcaccatcttcaCTGCTGGACACGCATtacaaggagaagaagtccGCAAAAAGCTTACCAACGAGTTTGCTGCACTATATCATGATCTTGATTTGGGTTTTAGACCCATAAACTTTCTCCTACCTTGGGCGCCACTACCACAAAACCGCAAGCGCGATGTTGCGCATGCCACAATGCGATCGATCTACCTCGACATAATTGAGAAGCGAAGAGCGCGTAGCGGCAAACCCTGCGAGGAGCATACTGACATGATTTGGAACTTGATGTCATGCAAGTACAAGACTGGACTGCCCATACCAGACAAAGAAATCGCACACCTCATGATTACATTGCTCATGGCTGGCCAGCactcctcgtcatcgtctgGCGCATGGATTCTACTTCGTCTCGCATCACGCCCTGACATTGCAGAGGAGCTCTACAATGAACAGGTAAAGAACCTGGGTAAGGATGGGATCCTGCGGCCCCTTGAATATACTGATATTGACAAGCTACCATTGTTacacaatgtcatcaaggAAACCTTGCGTGTTCATTCTTCTATTCACTCCCTGTTACGCAAGGTAAAGACGCCCATCCCTGTTCCTGGTCACAACTATGTCATTACACCCGACAAAGTTCTGCTGGCATCGCCCGCGGTAACGCATTTGACTGAAAAATATTTTCCCAATGCTCTCGAATGGGATCCCCATCGATGGGACTCCCGCGTCGAAGAGGCTGATGACATTGTAGATTACGGTTATGGTGCAGTCTCCAAAGGAACACGAAGTCCGTATTTGCCTTTCGGTGCTGGCCGACATCGTTGTATCGGAGAGAAGTTTGCATATGTAAACTTATGCACCATAATTTCTACCCTCATTAGAATCTTCAAATTCTCTACCATGGATGGCACGGCGTGGATACCGCCAACGGACTATACATCTTTGTTCTCTCGTCCGGTTCAACCCTCTATTGTGCGTTGGCAGCGGCGTCTCTCTGAGAAGGTGTAA
- a CDS encoding zinc-binding oxidoreductase (similar to Metarhizium acridum CQMa 102 XP_007815505.1), which translates to MKALILTPSSRTTEVRDIPAPTPGPGEVLIRVHAVALNPVDALYVQEPVAEQQQRVVGTDFAGIVVGASDELRGVADGRVQNGTRVAGFLQGASSANDRPGAFAEYATAPYDLLWTIPEGLSFEEAATISMCGLTAAQGIFDRFGLPGPFSAGQIVPSDDPINVLVYGSSTSLGQLAAQLVHRVGEASGRSIRLIGVASSSKHEFLRGAPYKYDYLVDYREQDWPEQVRRATGDNGVHFALDTISERDTVAKVHSTLNPQGKYHVFRSARGGGFDTANLAIQPIYGAVWEGLGVGIGYGHGVFFPAKPEAREFAAKFFDFLNSGAKENDVKLHPNPIRRMPGGLERIVPDGFALLTGLVIDRKGFGRTEDYMRPISAEKLVYTIE; encoded by the exons ATGAAGGCCCTCATTCTCACTCCATCTTCGCGAACAACGGAAGTGCGCGACATCCCGGCGCCAACACCTGGTCCAGGTGAGGTGCTCATTCGCGTGCATGCTGTCGCCCTCAACCCAGTGGATGCGTTGTATGTTCAGGAGCCCGTTGCAGAACAGCAACAGCGAGTTGTCGGAACTGATTTTGCTGGAATCGTTGTTGGTGCCAGTGATGAGTTGCGTGGTGTTGCAGACGGGCGAGTGCAGAATGGGACTCGAGTTGCGGGCTTCCTTCAAGGAG CCAGTTCAGCTAATGACCGCCCCGGCGCCTTTGCGGAATATGCCACGGCCCCTTATGACTTGCTCTGGACAATCCCGGAGGGCCTGTCATTTGAGGAAGCGGCAACTATCAGCATGTGTGGCCTAACAGCGGCGCAGGGGATATTCGACCGATTCGGGCTCCCCGGTCCTTTCTCTGCTGGCCAAATTGTTCCATCTGACGACCCAATCAATGTCCTAGTCTACGGATCTTCGACATCTCTCGGGCAGTTGGCTGCTCAGCTTGTGCATAGAGTTGGTGAAGCTTCAGGTCGCAGCATACGACTTATTGGAGTTGCAAGTTCCTCAAAGCATGAATTCCTCCGAGGGGCGCCATACAAGTATGACTATCTGGTCGATTATCGCGAACAAGACTGGCCTGAACAAGTCAGACGCGCCACTGGCGATAACGGTGTTCACTTTGCCCTTGACACGATATCAGAACGTGACACCGTCGCAAAGGTTCACAGTACACTAAACCCCCAGGGCAAATATCATGTCTTCCGCAGCGCACGCGGTGGAGGCTTTGATACTGCAAATCTTGCTATTCAACCAATTTACGGTGCTGTTTGGGAGGGATTAGGTGTCGGAATAGGCTACGGACATG GCGTTTTCTTCCCCGCAAAGCCCGAGGCTCGAGAGTTTGCTGCAAAGTTCTTTGATTTCCTTAATTCTGGCGCAAAGGAGAATGACGTTAAGTTGCATCCGAACCCGATTCGAAGGATGCCTGGTGGATTGGAGCGAATTGTTCCCGACGGCTTTGCGTTGTTAACCGGCCTAGTAATTGACCGGAAGGGTTTTGGCAGAACTGAAGACTACATGAGACCAATCAGTGCTGAGAAACTGGTTTACACTATTGAATAG